In Chrysiogenes arsenatis DSM 11915, the following proteins share a genomic window:
- the hemA gene encoding glutamyl-tRNA reductase, producing MIGVLSFSYKTTPVEFREKLALAPEHIADIYQHIDHFEMSELVIISTCNRVEFVFLSRDLSRTIDALFDALRDKLGLKRELLQQCLQAFTGRDAVAHLFRVSSALESMVLGEPQILGQVKDSYEAARKHLKLKRLEKVFMRAFMAAKRVRNETKIAENAVSVSFAAVELARKIFGDLQGKRCMLIGAGEMCELAAKHLHTNGVQDFVVANRTLARAEKLALMFGGKGITLDDLGDHLSGCDIVISSTGANEPVITHAMVKRAMRKRGYDAPMFFIDIAVPRDVEESVNQIDMVYCYDIDDLQQVVEENKQSRIKELDVALALIEEEVDGYFRWIETHDIAPIIVGFRREFEGVLHNELQRFAGKGSDEQLAAFGRALMNKFLHIPSANLKKLALQEDGATYVDAFKKLYDLEQS from the coding sequence ATGATTGGTGTACTGAGCTTTAGCTATAAAACAACTCCGGTGGAATTTCGCGAAAAATTGGCGCTAGCGCCCGAACATATTGCTGATATCTACCAACACATTGACCACTTTGAAATGAGTGAACTTGTCATTATATCGACGTGCAACCGCGTTGAATTTGTTTTCCTATCACGCGATTTGAGTCGTACGATCGACGCTCTCTTTGATGCTTTGCGCGATAAGCTTGGGCTGAAGCGCGAACTTTTACAGCAGTGTCTACAAGCTTTTACTGGGCGAGATGCCGTTGCGCATCTGTTTCGTGTCAGTTCAGCGCTGGAGTCGATGGTATTGGGCGAGCCGCAGATTCTGGGGCAGGTGAAAGATTCTTATGAAGCGGCACGCAAACACCTGAAGTTAAAGCGGCTAGAAAAAGTCTTTATGCGCGCCTTTATGGCTGCCAAGCGGGTGCGCAATGAGACGAAAATAGCGGAAAACGCGGTCAGCGTTTCGTTTGCTGCGGTAGAACTGGCACGGAAAATATTCGGCGATCTGCAAGGGAAGCGTTGTATGCTGATTGGCGCGGGCGAAATGTGCGAACTGGCTGCGAAACACCTCCACACGAACGGTGTTCAGGACTTTGTCGTGGCGAACCGCACGTTAGCGCGGGCGGAAAAGTTAGCCCTGATGTTTGGCGGCAAAGGGATCACACTGGATGACCTTGGCGATCACCTTTCAGGATGCGATATTGTGATTTCATCCACTGGCGCCAATGAGCCAGTGATTACGCATGCGATGGTAAAACGGGCGATGCGCAAGCGGGGGTACGATGCGCCCATGTTTTTTATCGATATTGCCGTGCCGCGTGACGTGGAAGAATCTGTCAATCAAATCGACATGGTGTATTGTTACGATATTGACGACTTGCAGCAGGTGGTGGAAGAAAACAAACAGTCGCGCATCAAAGAGTTGGACGTTGCCCTTGCTTTGATAGAAGAAGAAGTTGACGGATATTTTCGTTGGATTGAAACCCATGATATTGCGCCAATTATCGTTGGATTTCGCCGTGAATTTGAAGGGGTTCTACATAATGAGTTGCAACGCTTTGCGGGTAAAGGATCTGATGAGCAGTTAGCCGCTTTCGGGCGTGCGCTGATGAATAAATTTTTGCATATCCCCAGTGCCAACTTAAAAAAGCTGGCTTTACAAGAAGATGGAGCCACCTATGTGGACGCCTTCAAAAAACTCTATGATTTGGAGCAATCATGA
- the hemC gene encoding hydroxymethylbilane synthase, protein MKKIVIGTRASKLALWQAEHIQACLEKRYPSLEVVLEKITTQGDKILDTPLALVGGKGLFVKELETALLEGTIDLAVHSMKDVPTVFPEGLTLSVITERDDPRDAFVSRTGKTMAEIGPKARIGTSSLRRQAQLLAHYPEWEIVSIRGNVQTRLNKMEELQLDGIILAAAGLRRLELAHLITEYIEPATMIPAIGQGALGIEIRENDSAVAEMIAFLADETTSRCVRAERTLLRTLEGGCQVPIGGYATSDAAGNIALEGIVASLDGQEVIRHSARGNDPEALGNAVAQTLLDNGAREILDVVYNQ, encoded by the coding sequence ATGAAAAAAATCGTTATCGGAACTCGTGCTAGCAAACTTGCCCTGTGGCAGGCGGAACACATTCAAGCATGCCTTGAAAAACGCTACCCAAGTTTGGAAGTTGTCCTCGAAAAAATCACTACCCAAGGGGATAAAATTCTCGATACTCCTTTGGCGCTGGTCGGTGGCAAAGGGTTATTTGTCAAAGAGCTTGAAACAGCTCTCCTTGAAGGAACCATCGACCTTGCCGTCCATTCTATGAAGGATGTTCCCACTGTTTTCCCTGAAGGGTTGACCCTGTCGGTAATCACAGAACGCGATGATCCGCGCGATGCGTTTGTCAGCCGCACCGGAAAAACGATGGCCGAAATTGGCCCAAAAGCGCGCATTGGCACCAGTTCACTGCGTCGTCAGGCACAGCTTTTGGCGCACTATCCTGAGTGGGAAATTGTTTCTATTCGCGGTAATGTACAGACGCGCCTGAATAAGATGGAAGAACTGCAACTTGATGGGATTATCCTCGCCGCTGCCGGTTTGCGCCGTCTTGAGCTGGCGCATTTGATCACCGAATATATCGAACCCGCCACGATGATTCCCGCTATAGGCCAAGGGGCGCTGGGGATAGAAATTCGTGAAAACGACAGTGCGGTTGCCGAAATGATTGCCTTTTTGGCAGACGAAACCACTTCGCGTTGTGTTCGTGCCGAGCGCACATTGTTGCGCACCCTTGAAGGGGGATGCCAAGTGCCAATCGGTGGCTATGCAACTTCCGATGCGGCTGGAAATATTGCACTCGAAGGGATCGTTGCGAGTCTTGACGGGCAAGAAGTTATTCGCCACTCCGCTCGTGGAAATGACCCCGAAGCACTCGGCAACGCCGTCGCGCAAACCCTATTGGATAACGGGGCACGTGAAATTCTGGACGTAGTGTATAACCAATAA